The Misgurnus anguillicaudatus chromosome 15, ASM2758022v2, whole genome shotgun sequence genome has a window encoding:
- the esrrd gene encoding estrogen-related receptor gamma, translating to MDLKEFCLSENFHFLNQHDLLDPSSTDDPPSPTDPPVKADPRSPLFGLDSSSPTPFSPGSSSDSSGYSLFSQSHVNPDSPVSSSSVVFNPLSLSCDYIPSLNPGPKRLCLVCGDFASGYHYGVASCEACKAFFKRTIQGNIEYSCPVVNDCEITKRRRKSCQACRFQKCLRAGMMREGVRMDRVRGGRQKYKCRLDSDNSVFTRTHYTHPGKSVRNKVIAQLLVSEPATLRAAPDPSTPDSDLKTLLTLCDLLNRELLVMIGWAKHIPGFTGLSLVDQMALLQSGWMETLMLGVVWRSQGLTDELQFAENMRLNESQSSAMGLHDLYTALRHLTSKYQQMGLNQEEMVTLKAMSLANSDAENVESADALQSFQDALHEALQDYEGSQRPSEPHRAGRLLMTLPLLRQTAHRAVRCFCRLHTEGHVPMHKLFLEMLDAKI from the exons ATGGATCTAAAGGAGTTTTGCCTGAGTGAGAACTTCCATTTTCTAAACCAGCATGA CCTTTTGGATCCGTCATCCACCGATGATCCACCTTCCCCCACTGATCCGCCGGTAAAAGCCGATCCGCGAAGCCCGTTGTTCGGTCTGGACAGCAGCAGCCCGACCCCGTTCAGCCCCGGCAGCAGTTCGGACAGCAGCGGTTACAGTCTATTCTCACAGAGTCATGTGAACCCGGACTCTCCGGTCAGCTCCAGCTCTGTCGTCTTTAATCCTCTGTCCCTCAGCTGCGACTACATCCCGTCACTGAACCCCGGGCCCAAACGTCTCTGTCTGGTGTGCGGAGACTTCGCGTCCGGTTATCACTACGGCGTCGCGTCCTGTGAGGCCTGCAAGGCCTTCTTCAAAAGAACTATTCAAG GAAACATTGAGTACAGCTGTCCTGTGGTAAATGATTGTGAGATCACTAAGAGACGAAGGAAGTCGTGCCAGGCATGTCGATTTCAGAAGTGTTTGCGTGCAGGCATGATGAGAGAGG GTGTGCGCATGGACCGTGTAAGAGGCGGCAGACAGAAGTACAAGTGCCGGCTGGATTCAGACAACTCTGTTTTCACCAGAACACATTACACACATCCAGGCAAATCAGTCA GAAACAAAGTCATCGCACAGCTCCTAGTTTCTGAACCAGCTACACTGCGAGCTGCCCCGGACCCCTCGACCCCTGACAGTGACCTTAAAACACTGCTGACCTTATGTGACCTATTAAACAGGGAACTACTGGTGATGATAGGCTGGGCCAAACACATACCAG GATTCACGGGTCTGTCATTGGTGGATCAGATGGCCCTGCTTCAGAGTGGCTGGATGGAGACTTTAATGCTGGGCGTCGTGTGGAGATCTCAGGGCTTAACAGACGAACTTCAGTTTGCAGAGAACATGCGACTCAACGAGAGCCAGAGCAGCGCCATGGGACTGCATGATCTCTACACGGCACTCCGACATCTCACCTCCAAATACCAACAGATGGGCTTAAACCAAGAGGAGATGGTCACTCTCAAAGCCATGTCTCTGGCCAACTCAG ATGCAGAGAACGTAGAGAGCGCAGATGCCTTACAGAGTTTTCAGGATGCTCTTCACGAAGCCCTCCAGGACTACGAGGGCAGCCAGAGACCCTCCGAGCCTCATCGTGCCGGGAGATTGCTCATGACCCTGCCCCTGTTACGGCAGACCGCTCACAGAGCCGTGCGCTGCTTCTGTCGGCTGCACACTGAAGGCCACGTTCCAATGCACAAACTCTTTCTGGAGATGCTGGATGCCAAGATCTAG